The Streptomyces sp. NBC_01255 genome window below encodes:
- a CDS encoding GH25 family lysozyme — MGRRKLRELLTLTGASLALLLASTVVASTTAEAAGRPAPAGPAVAGCDYSDARPTLRRGAGGAEVKEAQCLLNLTMEPGHYPPLVVDGDFGGGTESRVAQFQSCAGLGKDGIVGPNTWAALDDWAARGASCEPPRPAGYAVDGVDTSVYQHPGGAAIDWNGLRAEGVEFATVKATRGLNVTDPYLATDLEAARKAGLAVAPYHFYTAATAPTGPAQADRFIAAVRATGYTGHRPGDLPPVLDLERMDDGTGRCPVHGSVADVTAWLNKVETAFGRKPVIYTQKSFLDDCMGSTTAFAGYGLQLADYRRSITQPPLPAGSASWLMWQYTESALFDAIKAPVNADVFNGTRADLDRLANR, encoded by the coding sequence ATGGGACGAAGGAAGCTTCGAGAGCTGCTGACCCTCACGGGGGCGTCGCTCGCGCTGCTGCTCGCATCGACGGTGGTGGCGTCGACGACGGCCGAAGCGGCCGGACGCCCCGCCCCGGCGGGGCCGGCGGTCGCCGGGTGCGACTACTCCGACGCGCGTCCGACCCTGCGACGCGGTGCCGGCGGCGCCGAGGTCAAGGAGGCCCAGTGCCTGCTGAACCTGACGATGGAGCCAGGCCACTACCCGCCCCTCGTGGTCGACGGCGACTTCGGCGGAGGGACGGAGAGCCGGGTCGCCCAGTTCCAGTCGTGCGCCGGTCTGGGCAAGGACGGGATCGTCGGCCCGAACACCTGGGCCGCACTGGACGACTGGGCCGCCCGAGGGGCCTCCTGCGAGCCGCCCCGCCCGGCGGGCTACGCAGTCGACGGCGTGGACACCTCCGTGTACCAGCACCCCGGAGGCGCGGCGATCGACTGGAACGGCCTGCGCGCGGAAGGCGTCGAGTTCGCGACGGTCAAGGCCACGCGGGGCCTCAACGTCACGGACCCGTACCTCGCCACCGACCTGGAAGCGGCCCGGAAGGCGGGCCTCGCGGTCGCCCCGTACCACTTCTACACGGCGGCGACGGCGCCGACGGGACCCGCGCAGGCGGACCGTTTCATCGCCGCCGTACGCGCCACCGGCTACACCGGCCACCGCCCCGGAGACCTGCCGCCCGTCCTGGACCTGGAGCGGATGGACGACGGTACGGGCCGCTGCCCGGTCCACGGCTCGGTGGCCGACGTGACGGCATGGCTGAACAAGGTGGAGACCGCGTTCGGCCGGAAGCCGGTCATCTACACCCAGAAGTCGTTCCTGGACGACTGCATGGGCTCGACGACGGCCTTCGCCGGGTACGGCCTCCAGCTCGCGGACTACCGCCGGTCGATCACCCAGCCGCCGCTGCCGGCGGGCTCGGCGAGCTGGCTGATGTGGCAGTACACGGAATCCGCGCTCTTCGACGCCATCAAGGCCCCGGTGAACGCGGACGTCTT
- a CDS encoding helix-turn-helix domain-containing protein — translation MNRFTEAERFAARLRELRQRADYSYEVLAQKSGTSRSSLHRYCTGSSVPQDYGSAHRIAVACGATPAELRELHRLWALADAERAEALEPTEPVESVEPAEPVEPVEPVEPPPPVEVASPPEEKESEPAEPTVTEPEPDHEPAPARRTPRRLLVALAVTGLVLALTAWGVSVLSSPPEGTAPEPCGPVVSMGQNDECVRDVQERLRDHGARIGVDGSFGPETLRRVTAFQVLAGLVPNGVVGDPTKKALRESPVRMETWAPEKVRQRVREVFTEAPDDAVAIADCQSFLDPLHILPNTNGSRNWGVFQISDARLAELGGTPAQALDPEWNIQAARKLWSRERDFGDWPHCERALTKAPATPSASASR, via the coding sequence TTGAATCGATTCACCGAGGCCGAGCGCTTCGCGGCCCGACTGCGCGAGTTACGCCAGCGAGCCGACTACAGCTACGAGGTCCTCGCCCAGAAATCCGGTACCAGCCGTTCCAGCCTCCACCGCTACTGCACGGGCTCCTCCGTCCCGCAGGACTACGGCTCCGCCCACCGCATCGCCGTCGCCTGCGGAGCCACCCCCGCCGAGCTGCGCGAGCTGCACCGGTTGTGGGCCTTGGCCGACGCGGAACGGGCTGAAGCGCTCGAACCCACCGAGCCGGTCGAGTCGGTTGAGCCGGCTGAGCCGGTTGAGCCGGTTGAGCCGGTTGAGCCGCCTCCGCCGGTCGAAGTCGCCTCTCCTCCGGAGGAGAAGGAAAGCGAACCCGCCGAGCCGACCGTCACCGAGCCCGAGCCCGACCACGAACCCGCTCCCGCCCGCCGGACCCCGCGCCGGCTCCTCGTCGCCCTCGCCGTCACCGGCCTCGTCCTCGCTCTCACCGCCTGGGGCGTCTCCGTCCTCTCCTCGCCCCCGGAGGGCACGGCACCGGAGCCCTGCGGGCCCGTGGTCAGCATGGGGCAGAACGACGAGTGCGTACGGGACGTACAGGAGCGGCTCCGCGACCATGGTGCCCGCATCGGGGTCGACGGGTCCTTCGGGCCGGAGACCCTGCGCCGGGTGACGGCGTTCCAGGTGCTCGCCGGCCTCGTACCGAACGGGGTCGTCGGGGACCCCACGAAGAAGGCCCTCCGCGAATCGCCGGTCCGTATGGAGACCTGGGCGCCGGAGAAGGTACGCCAACGGGTCCGCGAGGTCTTCACGGAGGCACCTGACGATGCCGTGGCCATCGCCGACTGCCAGTCCTTCCTCGACCCTCTCCACATCCTGCCGAACACCAACGGCAGCAGGAACTGGGGGGTGTTCCAGATTTCCGACGCGCGCCTGGCAGAACTGGGCGGCACGCCGGCCCAGGCGCTCGACCCCGAATGGAACATCCAGGCCGCCCGGAAGCTGTGGAGCCGCGAGCGCGACTTCGGCGACTGGCCCCACTGCGAGCGGGCCCTGACGAAGGCCCCGGCCACACCGTCGGCGTCCGCGTCCCGCTGA
- a CDS encoding peptidoglycan-binding protein, translating to MRPSVLTRAFVSVTAIAGLAAGTLATAGTGFAAAPPAAAQQAVGAEAFGTLATNNFGLSTTQAKNVQRWLAQFWDYNGSIDGLLGTDSWKAYQRCLKQYWGYTGAIDGDPGPNTIRALQRQLKATSGYTGAIDGIAGAGTRAAFARFANAHA from the coding sequence ATGCGACCGAGCGTTCTGACGAGGGCCTTCGTCAGTGTCACCGCCATCGCCGGCCTGGCGGCGGGAACCCTCGCGACGGCGGGCACCGGCTTCGCGGCAGCCCCGCCGGCGGCCGCCCAGCAGGCGGTGGGCGCGGAGGCCTTCGGCACGCTGGCGACGAACAACTTCGGCCTGAGCACCACGCAGGCCAAGAACGTGCAGCGCTGGCTGGCCCAGTTCTGGGACTACAACGGCAGCATCGACGGCCTCCTCGGCACCGACAGCTGGAAGGCCTACCAGCGCTGCCTGAAGCAGTACTGGGGCTACACGGGTGCGATCGACGGAGACCCCGGCCCCAACACGATCAGGGCGCTCCAGCGGCAGCTGAAGGCGACCAGCGGCTACACGGGTGCGATCGACGGCATCGCCGGGGCGGGGACGCGGGCCGCGTTCGCGCGGTTCGCCAACGCCCACGCCTGA